In Fimbriiglobus ruber, a single genomic region encodes these proteins:
- the mobF gene encoding MobF family relaxase, with amino-acid sequence MLRITQQQSPEAAKRYHATADYYREGQEVVGNWGGDAARMLGLRGLVDQDAFDRLCDNLHPRTGRPLTARTRSDRTVGYDFTFSVPKSVSLLYALTDDSAVAAAFRAAVGETMREIEAEMKARVRKGGRDVDRDTGNMVWAEFVHRTSRPVDDVPDPQLHAHCFAFNATWDAHERQWKAGQFRDLKRDAPYFQAAFRVRLANKLQDLGFGIVRTRDDFEIAGVPAGVLKRYSRRTEQVERVAAERGITDPDRKAELGAKTRERKGTPLAWDALRETWAARLSPAERDGLGRVGNRETSPPRPARGERAAVDYALDHCFAREAVVPERKLLTEALKRGLGAVTVRDAARELYTRPLIRGDHGGRAVATTPAMLDAESRLIAFARGGRGRFRPLADADRPLVRDWLNAGQKAAVRHVLGSRDRVTIVRGAAGTGKTKLEEELRDAFRERGVPVVALAQSADASRGVLRDEAGFADADTVARFLVNTGMQDRARNGVVLVDEASQLGTRDLLRVFDVADTIGARIVLVGDRRQHRAVAAGEPLALLEEKAGLPVAEVTDIIRQSGDYKKATKALSRGDIATGFAELDRLKWIKEVPDCDRDRVLAAAYLAAVAERKANGERKTALVVSPTHAEAGRVTRAVRDGLKAAGRLGAERVIATWRPAHLTDAQKADPTQYEAGDLLRFHQHAPGHKSGSRLILGAGATPPVGSADRFEVYRPAPLAVAVGDRLRVTAGGTTRDGKHRLDTGAVFTVKGFTRRGDVVDDRGWVIDREFGHLAHGYVVTSHASQGRTVDKVFVAQSGESFAASNRRQFYVSVSRGREQAVVFTDDKAQLLAAAARADDPLSATALAESRRRPPSLRQRLYKHLAFVRRMGTFARTHEIPSTHFHREMTQQHHQERGHER; translated from the coding sequence ATGCTCCGCATCACCCAGCAGCAATCCCCCGAGGCCGCCAAGCGGTACCACGCCACCGCCGACTACTACCGCGAGGGCCAGGAAGTCGTCGGGAATTGGGGCGGGGACGCGGCCCGGATGCTGGGCCTCCGGGGGCTGGTCGACCAGGACGCGTTCGACCGGCTGTGCGACAACTTGCACCCGCGGACCGGCCGGCCGCTGACCGCCCGCACCCGGTCGGACCGCACCGTCGGGTACGACTTCACCTTCTCGGTGCCCAAGTCGGTGTCGCTGCTCTACGCCCTGACCGACGACTCGGCGGTCGCCGCCGCCTTCCGGGCGGCGGTCGGCGAGACCATGCGGGAGATCGAGGCCGAGATGAAGGCCCGCGTCCGCAAGGGCGGCCGGGACGTCGACCGGGACACCGGCAACATGGTCTGGGCCGAGTTCGTCCACCGGACGTCCCGCCCGGTGGACGATGTCCCCGACCCGCAGCTTCACGCCCATTGTTTCGCGTTCAACGCCACCTGGGACGCGCACGAGCGGCAGTGGAAGGCCGGACAGTTCCGGGATCTCAAGCGGGACGCCCCGTACTTCCAGGCCGCCTTCCGGGTGCGGTTGGCGAACAAACTCCAGGATCTCGGGTTCGGGATCGTCCGCACGCGGGACGATTTCGAGATCGCCGGCGTTCCGGCCGGCGTTTTGAAGCGGTATTCGCGGCGGACCGAGCAGGTCGAGCGGGTGGCGGCCGAGCGGGGGATCACCGACCCGGACCGCAAGGCCGAACTCGGGGCCAAGACGCGGGAGCGGAAGGGCACTCCGCTCGCGTGGGACGCCCTCCGCGAAACCTGGGCGGCCCGGCTCTCGCCGGCCGAGCGCGACGGTCTGGGCCGAGTCGGCAACCGCGAGACGTCGCCCCCGCGGCCCGCCCGGGGCGAACGGGCGGCGGTGGACTACGCCCTCGATCACTGCTTCGCCCGGGAGGCCGTGGTTCCCGAGCGGAAACTGCTGACCGAGGCGCTGAAGCGCGGGCTCGGCGCGGTCACGGTCCGAGACGCGGCCCGCGAACTGTACACCCGCCCCCTGATCCGCGGCGACCACGGCGGGCGGGCGGTGGCCACCACCCCGGCCATGCTCGACGCCGAGAGCCGCCTGATCGCCTTCGCCCGCGGGGGACGGGGGCGGTTCCGCCCGCTGGCGGACGCGGACCGCCCGCTCGTCCGGGACTGGCTGAACGCCGGCCAGAAGGCGGCCGTCCGCCACGTCCTCGGGTCGCGGGACCGGGTGACGATCGTCCGCGGGGCGGCCGGCACGGGCAAGACCAAACTCGAAGAGGAACTACGGGACGCCTTCCGCGAGAGGGGTGTACCGGTGGTCGCCCTGGCCCAATCGGCGGACGCCAGCCGGGGTGTCCTCCGCGACGAGGCGGGCTTCGCCGACGCCGACACGGTGGCCCGGTTCCTCGTGAACACCGGCATGCAGGATCGGGCGCGGAACGGCGTCGTCCTGGTGGATGAGGCCAGCCAGCTCGGCACCCGCGACCTGTTGCGGGTGTTCGACGTGGCGGACACGATCGGGGCGCGAATCGTACTCGTCGGCGACCGCCGCCAGCACCGGGCCGTGGCGGCCGGCGAACCGCTGGCCCTGCTGGAGGAGAAGGCCGGGTTGCCCGTCGCCGAGGTGACGGACATTATCCGCCAGTCTGGAGATTACAAAAAAGCGACGAAGGCACTGAGCCGGGGCGACATCGCGACGGGATTCGCCGAACTCGATCGGCTGAAATGGATCAAAGAGGTGCCCGACTGCGACCGCGACCGGGTGCTGGCGGCCGCCTACCTGGCGGCGGTCGCGGAGCGGAAGGCGAACGGCGAACGCAAAACCGCCCTGGTGGTCAGCCCGACGCACGCCGAGGCGGGCCGCGTCACCCGCGCGGTTCGCGACGGCCTCAAGGCCGCCGGCCGACTCGGCGCGGAACGGGTGATCGCGACCTGGCGGCCCGCGCACCTGACCGACGCCCAGAAGGCCGACCCGACGCAATACGAAGCCGGCGACCTGCTCCGGTTCCACCAACACGCGCCCGGTCACAAGAGTGGCTCCCGGCTGATCCTCGGGGCGGGCGCGACCCCGCCGGTCGGGTCCGCCGACCGGTTCGAGGTCTACCGGCCGGCCCCACTCGCGGTTGCGGTCGGGGACCGGTTGCGGGTGACGGCCGGGGGCACGACGCGGGACGGCAAGCACCGGCTCGACACCGGGGCGGTGTTCACCGTGAAGGGGTTCACCCGGCGGGGGGACGTCGTCGACGACCGCGGGTGGGTGATCGACCGGGAGTTCGGGCACCTGGCGCACGGGTACGTGGTCACCTCGCACGCCAGCCAGGGCCGGACGGTCGACAAGGTGTTCGTCGCCCAGTCGGGCGAGTCCTTCGCGGCCTCGAACCGGCGGCAGTTCTACGTGTCGGTGTCGCGGGGCCGCGAGCAGGCCGTCGTCTTCACCGACGACAAGGCCCAATTGCTCGCCGCCGCGGCGCGGGCGGACGACCCGCTTTCGGCGACCGCCCTGGCCGAGTCTCGCCGCCGGCCGCCTTCGCTCCGCCAGCGCCTGTACAAGCATCTTGCGTTCGTCCGCCGAATGGGTACGTTCGCACGGACGCACGAAATCCCTTCGACACATTTCCACCGCGAGATGACACAGCAGCACCACCAGGAGAGGGGCCATGAGCGGTAA
- a CDS encoding ImmA/IrrE family metallo-endopeptidase, with product MSDSIALFEAESEAENVIKQQGFTALPICPFTIARNSDIVVQPKDSSEPGVSGFLVRVGNVFGIQYARHIDNEGFIRFTVAHELGHYFLPGHAQSLFPNGDGVHRSHSGFISHNRHERQADQFASALLMPGKLFSKAVDSAGQGFGAIQSLALLCKTSITATAIRLAKYTDDPVAVIVTSGSRVEYCFLSEKLKDVSGLQWLKKGDVIAPKSATAKFNLNSANINEAKQDEGSSWLDEWFDGAPQIEMNEDVIGLGSYGKTLTVLFTDEAIDDEEDEYDD from the coding sequence ATGAGCGATTCAATCGCCTTGTTTGAAGCGGAAAGCGAAGCCGAAAACGTCATCAAGCAACAGGGTTTTACAGCCTTGCCGATTTGCCCTTTTACCATCGCCCGGAATTCCGACATCGTCGTCCAACCGAAGGATTCTTCCGAACCTGGTGTGTCCGGGTTCCTTGTGCGCGTCGGTAATGTCTTCGGCATCCAGTACGCGCGCCATATCGACAATGAAGGATTCATCAGGTTTACCGTGGCGCATGAATTGGGGCACTACTTCTTGCCTGGCCATGCCCAATCACTGTTCCCCAATGGGGACGGCGTTCATCGGTCGCATAGCGGTTTCATTTCTCACAACCGTCACGAACGACAGGCGGACCAGTTCGCCTCAGCCCTGTTAATGCCGGGGAAACTCTTTTCCAAAGCGGTAGACAGCGCTGGCCAAGGCTTTGGTGCCATTCAGTCCCTCGCCTTACTTTGCAAGACATCAATCACCGCGACAGCAATCCGGCTTGCGAAGTACACCGACGATCCGGTGGCCGTCATCGTCACCAGCGGCAGCCGCGTTGAATATTGCTTCTTGTCCGAAAAACTGAAGGATGTTAGCGGTCTTCAATGGCTAAAGAAGGGTGACGTCATTGCTCCCAAGTCCGCAACGGCAAAGTTCAATTTGAACTCTGCAAACATAAACGAGGCTAAACAGGACGAAGGAAGCTCCTGGCTCGACGAGTGGTTCGACGGCGCACCGCAGATTGAGATGAACGAAGATGTGATCGGACTCGGCAGCTATGGCAAGACACTGACTGTTCTCTTCACCGACGAAGCCATAGACGATGAAGAGGACGAATACGACGATTGA
- a CDS encoding helix-turn-helix domain-containing protein, with product MPEEFPELLRKTRENKGLSQSELAQKAGFQPSAISHFESGRRSPSFDNLKKLADALSVTIDFLLGRETEPKSAGPVAQQLFRNFEQMSADDQESLAKIAKMLAQKNKDRQEGS from the coding sequence ATGCCGGAAGAATTCCCAGAACTGTTGCGAAAGACCAGGGAAAACAAGGGATTGAGCCAATCGGAACTTGCCCAGAAAGCTGGCTTCCAGCCGTCTGCCATTTCGCATTTCGAGTCCGGCAGACGGTCTCCCTCATTTGATAATCTCAAGAAGCTGGCCGACGCGTTGTCTGTCACCATCGACTTCCTGCTTGGCAGAGAAACCGAGCCGAAGAGTGCCGGGCCCGTTGCCCAACAGTTGTTCCGGAACTTCGAGCAAATGTCAGCCGACGACCAGGAGAGTCTGGCAAAGATTGCGAAAATGCTTGCCCAGAAAAACAAAGATCGACAGGAAGGATCGTGA
- a CDS encoding multiubiquitin domain-containing protein, with protein MDRNEDERGGAIPTEEGALLEEVEIEEYAKKNHRPPRAKRYVIRIDKVKFTVHVSHMTGRELLKLAGKTPPENYSISQKLHGGHVKPIGLDQDVDFTCQGVERFMTLPLDQTEG; from the coding sequence ATGGATCGAAATGAAGACGAACGCGGCGGGGCCATCCCCACCGAAGAGGGCGCATTACTCGAAGAGGTCGAGATCGAGGAGTACGCGAAGAAGAATCACCGGCCGCCCAGGGCGAAGCGGTACGTCATCCGGATCGACAAGGTGAAGTTCACCGTCCATGTTTCGCACATGACGGGCCGCGAGCTTCTCAAACTGGCGGGCAAGACGCCGCCGGAGAACTACTCGATTTCTCAGAAGCTGCACGGCGGTCATGTCAAGCCCATCGGGCTGGATCAGGACGTGGACTTCACCTGCCAGGGCGTCGAGCGGTTCATGACCCTGCCACTTGACCAAACGGAGGGCTGA
- a CDS encoding E2/UBC family protein, translated as MPEEDEQYLESLGLDWETVKVGETRWLVVHDWPVPPGYNHATAMAGLILPASYPDGPIDMVYFHPHLSLNSGKNIKNLTSHQFDGKDWQQWSRHRTGANPWRAGVDNVSTQFLLVDYWLVREMPGVAA; from the coding sequence TTGCCAGAGGAAGACGAGCAGTATCTCGAAAGCCTCGGCCTGGACTGGGAAACCGTCAAGGTGGGAGAAACGCGCTGGCTGGTTGTCCACGACTGGCCAGTGCCTCCGGGCTACAACCACGCCACGGCGATGGCGGGTCTCATTCTCCCGGCCTCCTACCCGGACGGCCCGATTGATATGGTGTATTTCCATCCGCACCTGTCGCTTAATAGCGGCAAGAACATCAAGAATCTGACCTCTCACCAGTTCGATGGCAAGGATTGGCAACAATGGTCGCGGCATCGAACCGGCGCCAATCCCTGGCGGGCGGGCGTGGACAATGTCTCAACGCAGTTCCTTCTCGTGGATTACTGGCTGGTGCGCGAGATGCCGGGAGTCGCTGCATGA
- a CDS encoding ThiF family adenylyltransferase, giving the protein MMTKLRLSGVHHHALRDHLLPADGLEAVAIAFCGRRQGGDHHVLTVHDLVMIPHDACTERTPIRVSWPTSMLIPHLERAIRRGHAVLKIHSHRGDFRFFSEVDDVSDRNLFHSVYGWFDGNAPHASAVMLPDGEIFGRVVTDAGRFAPLHSVAVAGHDFHFWPGGNSAGPLPIFTQRHAQIFGQGTTARLRMSTAAVIGCSGTGSPLIEQLVRLGIGRLLLVDPDVVEEKNLNRILHSTMEDAKARRPKVEVMAREINRIGLGTEVIPLQKNLVDSETVRRVAQCDVVFGCMDGAEGRNLLNRLATFYCLPYFDVGVRLEADGQGGVSQVCGGVHYLQPGGSSLLSRGVISSEDIEAEALRRSDPVEYERRFKVGYIRGVREDRPAVVSVNMHFASMAVNEFLARLHPFRDDPNEDYAWVSTSLTQMHNYAKPDGVACARLARHVGRGDTNPLLDMPILGQ; this is encoded by the coding sequence ATGATGACCAAACTACGTTTGTCGGGGGTGCATCATCACGCCCTTCGGGACCACCTTCTTCCCGCCGACGGCCTGGAAGCAGTGGCGATTGCCTTCTGCGGACGCCGCCAAGGCGGCGACCATCATGTCTTGACCGTACATGACCTGGTGATGATTCCCCACGATGCTTGCACGGAGCGAACGCCGATTCGGGTTTCGTGGCCCACTTCGATGCTTATTCCGCACCTGGAAAGGGCGATTCGTCGCGGCCACGCCGTTCTGAAAATCCACAGCCATCGCGGAGACTTCCGGTTCTTCTCCGAAGTCGATGACGTTTCGGACCGAAATCTGTTCCACTCGGTTTACGGCTGGTTCGACGGCAATGCTCCGCACGCCAGCGCCGTCATGCTACCCGACGGCGAAATCTTCGGCCGGGTGGTCACGGACGCGGGCCGGTTTGCCCCCCTTCATTCAGTCGCAGTTGCCGGTCACGATTTCCATTTCTGGCCGGGTGGCAATTCCGCCGGACCATTGCCAATATTCACGCAGCGTCATGCACAGATTTTCGGTCAAGGGACCACGGCACGTCTGCGGATGTCAACCGCTGCCGTGATCGGCTGCTCCGGTACCGGAAGCCCGCTGATCGAACAACTGGTTCGCCTTGGAATAGGCAGGCTGCTCTTGGTCGATCCTGATGTTGTGGAAGAAAAGAACCTCAACCGGATACTGCACTCGACGATGGAGGATGCCAAGGCCCGGCGACCAAAGGTCGAAGTCATGGCCCGCGAAATCAACCGTATTGGCCTCGGGACGGAGGTAATACCTCTCCAAAAAAACCTCGTCGATTCTGAGACGGTGCGGCGGGTCGCGCAATGCGACGTGGTGTTCGGCTGCATGGATGGTGCCGAAGGCCGCAACTTACTGAACCGCTTGGCAACGTTTTATTGCCTGCCGTATTTCGATGTAGGCGTTCGTCTGGAGGCGGACGGGCAAGGTGGGGTCTCGCAAGTATGCGGCGGCGTTCATTACTTGCAGCCCGGCGGCTCCAGTCTCTTGAGCCGCGGGGTTATTTCCTCGGAAGACATTGAGGCGGAGGCTCTGCGTCGGTCCGACCCGGTGGAATACGAACGGCGGTTCAAGGTGGGCTATATCCGTGGCGTTCGCGAAGATCGCCCCGCGGTGGTTAGCGTCAACATGCATTTCGCCAGCATGGCGGTAAACGAGTTTCTTGCCAGGCTTCACCCATTTCGCGACGATCCAAATGAAGATTATGCGTGGGTTTCGACGAGCCTGACACAGATGCATAACTACGCCAAGCCGGACGGCGTTGCCTGCGCCCGTCTTGCAAGGCACGTCGGCCGCGGGGACACCAATCCGTTGCTAGACATGCCAATCCTCGGCCAGTAA
- a CDS encoding DUF6527 family protein, with protein MICPCGCGELLHMSLLQDARPHWTVNVDSKGVPSISPSVWRQVGCRSHFFLTRGRIQWCN; from the coding sequence ATGATTTGCCCGTGCGGCTGCGGCGAACTCCTTCACATGAGTTTGCTTCAGGATGCACGGCCACACTGGACCGTGAACGTTGACTCAAAGGGCGTCCCGTCCATTTCACCTTCAGTATGGCGGCAAGTCGGTTGCCGAAGTCACTTCTTCCTGACTCGTGGACGAATTCAGTGGTGCAATTGA
- a CDS encoding helix-turn-helix transcriptional regulator, with the protein MTTRQRHEIARQMGRRVRTGRVCKGLTPDGLAERAGLTRRYLGRIEAGVEQPTADDLVAIARALELPLWFVFDVPAARGGAGRKPAVHSGQRTLLGSPDDAG; encoded by the coding sequence ATGACCACACGACAACGACACGAGATCGCCCGCCAGATGGGGCGGCGGGTCCGCACCGGGCGGGTGTGCAAGGGCCTGACGCCGGACGGCCTGGCCGAGCGGGCCGGGCTCACCCGCCGGTACCTGGGGCGGATCGAAGCGGGGGTCGAACAGCCGACGGCCGACGACCTGGTGGCCATCGCCCGCGCCCTGGAACTCCCGCTGTGGTTCGTCTTCGACGTGCCGGCCGCGCGCGGGGGAGCGGGTCGAAAACCCGCGGTCCACTCCGGGCAACGGACCTTACTCGGTTCGCCCGACGACGCGGGCTAA
- a CDS encoding type II toxin-antitoxin system Phd/YefM family antitoxin yields MEMVSAGEFQRKIGHYQDRALVGPVVVTRNGRERLVLLSAEEFQRLKRRDREVLRVTDFTAADLDAIRTAEPPAAAAAFDPEVAG; encoded by the coding sequence ATGGAGATGGTATCGGCGGGCGAGTTCCAGCGGAAGATTGGGCACTATCAGGACCGGGCGTTGGTCGGGCCGGTCGTGGTGACGCGCAACGGGCGGGAGCGGCTCGTGTTGCTGTCGGCCGAGGAGTTCCAGCGGCTCAAGCGGCGGGACCGCGAAGTCTTGCGGGTGACCGATTTCACGGCCGCCGACCTGGACGCCATCCGGACCGCGGAACCGCCGGCGGCCGCCGCCGCGTTCGATCCTGAAGTCGCCGGCTGA
- a CDS encoding recombinase family protein codes for MLMGYMRVSKADGSQVTDLQRDALLAAGVDLRHLYEDAASGRRDDRPGLAGCLKALRVGDTLVVWKLDRLGRDLRHLVNTVHDLTIRGIGFRVLTGHGVSIDTTSPSGKLIFGIFAALAEFERELIVERTRAGLAAARARGRAGGRPYKMTTAKLRLAMAAMGHPETRVGDLCTELGITRQTLYRHVGPGGALREDGKRLLNRRNTPGVVPA; via the coding sequence ATGCTGATGGGGTACATGCGGGTGAGCAAGGCGGACGGGAGCCAGGTGACGGACCTCCAGCGCGACGCCCTGCTGGCGGCGGGCGTCGATCTTCGACACTTATATGAAGACGCCGCGTCCGGCCGGCGGGACGACCGGCCCGGCCTCGCGGGTTGCCTCAAGGCGCTCCGGGTCGGGGACACGCTGGTCGTCTGGAAGCTCGACCGCCTGGGGCGGGATCTTCGCCATCTGGTCAACACGGTTCACGATTTGACGATTCGCGGCATCGGCTTCCGGGTCCTAACCGGGCACGGCGTCAGCATCGACACCACTTCCCCGAGTGGCAAGCTGATCTTCGGGATCTTCGCCGCGCTCGCCGAGTTCGAGCGGGAACTGATCGTCGAGCGGACCCGGGCGGGACTGGCCGCCGCCCGGGCGAGGGGCCGGGCGGGCGGGCGGCCGTACAAGATGACGACCGCCAAGCTCCGGCTCGCGATGGCGGCGATGGGCCACCCGGAAACCAGGGTCGGCGACCTGTGTACGGAACTCGGGATTACCCGCCAGACGCTCTACCGGCACGTCGGCCCGGGCGGGGCCTTGCGAGAAGACGGGAAGCGGTTGCTGAACCGGCGGAACACGCCCGGCGTCGTGCCCGCATAG
- a CDS encoding WGR domain-containing protein, with protein MDNLLTVAFEAHHAGKNHHRRYEVTVGRDLFDDWTVTIRYGRVGRGGQEKRYASPKPDEMRAVIRDRLGRRLSAPKRIGCPYRLAGFSTVPGFDAADWLPGEVMARFFAVACPAR; from the coding sequence ATGGACAATTTGCTCACCGTCGCCTTTGAAGCTCACCACGCCGGGAAGAACCATCACCGCCGCTACGAGGTGACGGTCGGCCGCGATTTATTTGACGACTGGACGGTAACCATCCGCTACGGCCGGGTCGGGCGAGGCGGCCAAGAGAAGCGCTACGCCTCACCGAAGCCGGACGAGATGCGGGCGGTCATCCGCGACCGACTCGGCCGCCGCCTCTCGGCCCCCAAGCGAATCGGTTGCCCGTACCGGCTCGCAGGTTTCAGCACGGTACCCGGTTTCGATGCCGCCGACTGGCTGCCCGGCGAGGTGATGGCGCGGTTCTTTGCCGTGGCGTGTCCCGCACGGTGA
- a CDS encoding DUF6166 domain-containing protein, whose product MKVYRGQRTHGGWAVTVDDGTSCRTLDPRLDLKTHSRSGFAWGHAANGSAQLALALVADALGHDDRAEALYQRFQFNVVEVLPPAWTLTENQIRAAVRDIERARTKLIRGPARDVSPDPSNTRSSTPDHTHDVRTGREPGRPAGTGTPGPGRGHFSDAFALGTIALSPAADGPKARLLRSVRLNQLQLRFDEKPAAKYATRLRENGWQGWDAEQAWTLPFDPEYQRWRTHAAAEKLFTEIGNEIRADAGLPPVRPVSR is encoded by the coding sequence ATGAAGGTTTATCGCGGTCAGCGCACACACGGCGGATGGGCGGTCACCGTCGACGACGGCACGTCCTGTCGGACGCTCGACCCGCGGCTCGATCTGAAGACGCATTCCCGGTCCGGGTTCGCGTGGGGGCACGCCGCGAACGGGTCGGCCCAACTCGCCCTCGCCCTGGTGGCGGACGCCCTCGGCCACGACGACCGGGCGGAGGCCCTTTACCAACGATTCCAATTCAACGTCGTCGAAGTTCTGCCCCCCGCCTGGACGCTGACGGAAAACCAGATCCGGGCGGCCGTTCGGGACATCGAGCGGGCGCGGACGAAGCTCATTCGCGGCCCCGCGCGCGACGTTTCACCAGACCCGTCGAACACGCGTTCGTCAACCCCGGACCACACCCACGACGTCCGCACCGGCCGCGAACCTGGACGCCCTGCGGGCACCGGAACGCCCGGGCCGGGCCGCGGCCACTTCTCCGACGCGTTCGCCCTCGGCACCATCGCCCTCAGTCCGGCGGCCGACGGCCCGAAGGCCCGCTTGCTCCGCAGCGTGCGGCTCAATCAACTCCAACTCCGGTTCGACGAGAAGCCGGCCGCGAAATACGCGACCCGTCTTCGCGAGAATGGCTGGCAGGGGTGGGACGCGGAACAAGCCTGGACGCTGCCATTCGACCCGGAATACCAGCGGTGGCGGACCCACGCGGCCGCCGAGAAGTTGTTCACCGAAATCGGCAACGAGATCCGGGCGGACGCGGGCCTACCGCCGGTCCGTCCGGTCTCCCGGTAG
- a CDS encoding TIGR02996 domain-containing protein, translated as MSDDEDGFLRAIRARPDDDAVRLVYADWLEEHGRPARAEFIRAQCAAEKVAARPEKQRLEKRADDLLGEHREEWTRAVRAAAPSLVPDSVQFRRGFPALVVTTATRYLRDPASFSRLADGDPGIAVRVLVDDLDQLRQVVECPDVGGIRALDLSACDIGDDGARVLAGAPNLSRLTSLNVSGSRVTDAGAAALAESTRLTEVRHLDLRGNRISAAAALRLIRSPNLARLRSLAVEGNAIDGHVLEEIDRIMAARNPDSPGPPRRPPAVGFI; from the coding sequence ATGTCCGACGATGAAGACGGATTTCTTCGCGCGATCCGGGCGCGGCCCGACGACGACGCGGTCCGGCTCGTCTACGCCGACTGGCTCGAGGAACACGGGCGGCCCGCCCGGGCCGAGTTCATCCGGGCGCAGTGTGCCGCGGAAAAAGTCGCCGCCCGCCCGGAGAAGCAGCGCCTGGAGAAGAGGGCGGACGATTTGCTGGGGGAACACCGGGAAGAGTGGACCCGGGCGGTGCGGGCCGCCGCCCCGAGCCTCGTCCCGGACAGCGTCCAATTTCGGCGGGGGTTTCCCGCCCTGGTGGTCACCACGGCGACCCGGTATTTGCGCGACCCGGCGTCCTTTTCGCGGCTGGCCGACGGGGATCCCGGGATCGCGGTGCGCGTACTGGTCGACGACCTCGACCAACTCCGGCAGGTGGTCGAGTGCCCCGACGTCGGCGGGATCCGGGCCCTCGACCTGAGTGCCTGCGACATTGGAGACGACGGGGCGCGGGTACTCGCGGGCGCACCGAATCTGTCCCGACTGACGTCCCTGAACGTGTCCGGAAGCCGCGTGACCGACGCGGGGGCCGCGGCCCTCGCGGAATCGACCCGCTTGACGGAGGTGCGGCACCTGGACCTCCGCGGAAATCGGATCTCCGCCGCCGCCGCCCTCCGGTTGATCCGGTCTCCGAACCTCGCCCGCCTGCGGTCGCTTGCCGTCGAGGGCAATGCGATCGACGGGCACGTGCTAGAAGAAATTGACCGCATCATGGCGGCGCGGAACCCGGACTCCCCCGGGCCCCCGCGGCGGCCACCGGCGGTCGGGTTCATTTGA
- a CDS encoding RNA polymerase sigma factor — MTTDEFRAWFLASCESLLAATFRCVQTTCGGRYEDAEDGVQIALSALLREAFLDRIYPDATDRPRVRYRDGRPGALLFSYFVRVACRGGCRHRDDEPTDPDDVADATADERPGGLRGLIRDESTDAFRGCWRGLTPEQRGAIAKSLCEGEPLDGTDRQRKFRGMTILRHCLVGQNWHAADLIDIQTQMLDVICGSPEPTGGPERKGR; from the coding sequence ATGACGACGGACGAGTTCCGGGCGTGGTTTCTGGCCTCCTGCGAGAGCCTTTTGGCGGCCACCTTCCGGTGCGTCCAGACGACGTGCGGGGGCCGGTACGAGGACGCCGAAGACGGCGTCCAAATCGCCCTCTCCGCACTTCTCCGGGAAGCGTTTCTGGACCGGATTTATCCGGACGCGACGGACCGCCCCCGGGTGCGCTACCGCGACGGGCGGCCGGGAGCACTGCTCTTTTCCTACTTCGTTCGGGTCGCCTGTCGGGGCGGGTGTCGCCACCGGGACGATGAACCGACGGATCCCGATGACGTCGCAGACGCTACAGCGGACGAGCGACCCGGCGGGCTCCGCGGGCTGATCCGCGACGAATCCACGGACGCCTTTCGCGGCTGCTGGCGGGGGTTGACCCCGGAGCAGCGCGGCGCGATCGCCAAGAGCCTTTGCGAAGGGGAACCGCTCGACGGCACCGACCGCCAACGAAAGTTTCGGGGCATGACGATCCTGCGGCACTGCCTCGTCGGACAGAACTGGCACGCGGCCGATCTCATCGACATCCAGACACAGATGCTGGACGTCATTTGCGGCTCACCGGAACCCACGGGCGGCCCCGAACGGAAAGGACGTTAG